The following DNA comes from Pseudomonadota bacterium.
ACAATTTCTCTCGCACATACCACAAACAATACATTTTGTCCTCTCCGGACGTTCCTCGTCCGCCACAAGCTTCGTATGTCCTCTGAAACGAGGGGAAATTTTTACTGTTTGTCTCGGGTATTGGACTGTAACAACAGGACTGAAAAATGCCTTTGTGGTCACACACATACCGCTTATCAGAGAGATTGCTCCCTTTATTATTTCGACAACATTTGTCATAATTTCAGGAACCCCCCTGTCGCAATAAGGTTCATAAAAGCAACGGGAATCAGTATCTTCCACGAAAAGTTCAGAAGTTGATCGAAACGAACACGAGGGAAGGTCCAGCGAAACCACATAATAATAGCAACAAGCAGGTACGTCTTTATAAAGAACCAGACAATACCTGGGAGAAACGGCCCGAGATATCCTCCGAGAAAGAATACGGTTGCAACAGCGCATATAATCATAATATTCGTATATTCAGCAAGGAAAAAGAGGGCAAAACGCATACCCGAATACTCTGTATGGAAACCGGCAACGAGTTCACTTTCCGCCTCAGGCAGGTCGAAAGGCGTCCTGTTTGTTTCGGCCACACCGGCAATAAAATAAACAAGGAATGCAACAAACTGCCATTTCCATATAAACCATCCTTCCCTCTGTGCTTCCACAATATCCTTCAGGGACAGGGAGTTTGTCATAAAGATAACGGGCAAAAGGGATAACAAAAGTGGTATCTCGTAAGCAATGTTCTGCGCCACGCTTCTTAATGCGCCGATTAGTGAATACTTATTGTTTGAACCCCATCCGGCAAGGAGAATCGAGAGCACCGACAAAGAAGAAAAGGCAAGGATTACCAGAATCCCCACATTAATGTCCTTTACCTGCAAAGACACATCAAAGGGTATCACGATAAACGATACAAGTACCGGTATGAAAATAAGTACCGGCGCCAGGAAATATAGAGGTTTATCAACGTTTGCGGGTGTGAGAATCTCTTTTCCGAGAAGCTTGAGCCCGTCAGCAATAGGCTGAATCAGGCCGAAAGGGCCCACTTCCTTAGGCCCGATCCTTCTTTGTATGTGGCCTGAAATCTTCCTCTCCAGCCATGTGAGCATGAGAGCGTTCACCACCACAAGGATAAGGACGCCGATAAGACCGATAACCAATCTCGCCGTTTCTTTCCCAACTATCTGTATTATCTCGTTCATCATCTGTCTATCTCCGGGATCACGAGATCATAGCTTCCGAGTGTTGCAATTGCATCGGAAAGGAGCTCGCCCTGTGCAAGATAAGGGAACGTCATGAGGTTTGAGTAAGATGGAACTCTCCATCTCATTCTGTAGGGAGTATCGCTCTCATCGCTTACAATATAAACGCCAAGCTCCCCACGGGGCGATTCTACGGTATGATAAATATCTCCTTTTGGCGGTTTCAGCTTTTTCGGCACCTTTTCTGCTTTAAATGGTCCTGATGGCAGCTTTTCAATGGCTTCCTCGATAATGTTGAGGCTGATTTCCATTTCTCTGATGCGGATCATGTAACGGTCCAAATTATCACCGGATGTGCCGGTTGGTATCTCAAAACCGATCCTGTCATATGCTGCATAGGGCTCTGCCTTCCTGATATCAAAGGGGATGCCTGTGCTCCTGATGACTGGTCCGGAACAGCCGTATTTTGGTACCTTGCTTTGTTCAAGAATGCCTATGCCTTTAACCCTGTTAATAAAGATCACATTTTTTGTGACCAGCTTTTCATACATCCCGAAACGTCCTCTCAGGCGTTTTATGAATTGTTTTGTCGCATCTATAAAAGCATCATCGATATCGTTATAAAGTCCACCAAAACGGAAATAGCAATAGGTTAGCCTTGATCCTGTAATGGCCTCCAGTATATCGAGAATGTTTTCCCTGTCGTCAAAGGCATACAGGAAGGGCGTTAATCCGCCGAGATCAGCGACAAAAGCACCGAGCCAGAGGAGATGGCTTGAGACCCTGTTTAATTCGGCGGTAATGGTTCTTATATAATGAGCACGTTCCGGCACTTCAATATTGCAAAGTTTTTCAACAGTCGTTACATGACCGAGGTTGAAATTAAGCGCACCAAGGTAGTCCATTCTTGGGGGGTTGGGAAGGAACTGGAGATAGCTTCTGTTTTCTGCCATCTTTTCGTGCATTCTATGGAGATAGCCCAATACAGGTTCTGCGCTGATAATATATTCGCCGTCCATTTTTACAACAACACGTAAAACTCCATGGGTGCTCGGATGCTGCGGGCCAAGATTGATAAAAAAACCGTCTTCATATTCTTCAGGTTTGAAGGAACTCAGCAATATTCTATCTTCTTCAGTTACAGGCACCCTGTTCTTGCGAAGCGGATAACAGTCTATTTCGTCGTGAAGGAAAAGATATGTCAGGTTCGGATGATTCTCAAAATATACACCGAAGAATTCATGGATTTCCCTTTCATACCAATGTGTAATCGTATAGATACGGGAGATTGTCGGCGCTACGGGTTTGTCGGATTCAATCTTAAGGACTACTTTTATGCGGCAGAGTTCTTTATGATTATTAAAGAAATACACAAGTTCGAGATAGTCCTTGTAATCAACACAGCAAAGGTCTTCAAGGTAAAACCCCTTGCCGTCAAAAAACTCTGCAATAGTTACGATATTTCCTTTTTGCGCCTCTATCGCAAGATGATAGCCTCTCTCATTATAAGAGGTTTCAGATACATCTACACCTTTCAATGTGTTTTTGATATCATCGAATATTGTCTTTACCATTTTTGTTCCGGTATGGGAAAACGCCTCGTTCCCGTAATTTTTTCTTCAAGCTTCATTAGCGCCTCGAGCAGCCCTTCGGGCCTGGGAGGACATCCCGGGACATACACATCAACGGGTATTATCTTGTCAACACCTTCAATAAGGTTGTATTGTCCTTCGAAAACAAAAGGGCCGCCTGATATGGCGCAATTGCCCATTGCTATTACCCATTTGGGAGACGGCATCTGTTCAAAAAGGGTGATCACTGTCGGCGCCATTTTTTTTGTTACCGTACCGTTTACAATCATTAAATCCGCCTGCCTGGGGCTGGGCCTGAAAACCTCTGCGCCAAAACGGGCGATATCAAAACGCGCCATAGCTGCAGACATCATCTCTATGGCACAACAGGCAAGACCGAAAGTCATAGGCCAGATAGAGTTAGCTCTTGCAAGATTGATAAACTTTTCTGCAATGGCAAATTTTATTATTGGATCCTTCGTTTCCAGGTAAAAACCCCCTTTCCCCATGCATAGATTATTGCAAACGCAAGAATACCTATAAATATAAGCAAAGAATAAAATTCATAAACATTTCCACCTCTTGTATAGCTTAATGCTATAGGGAAGAGATATAGTATGTCCACATCAAAGGCTATAAAGATTAAAGCATAGACGTAATACACAACGCTGAAGCGTATCCATGCACTGCCGAATGGCTCTATCCCGCACTCATACGTGGCAAATGTTTTTTTACCTATTGTCCGTGGGGCAATCAGATAGGAAATGACAACGGGGGCTATGGTAAATAAAACAGCGACTATCAAAAAGATGAGCACGTAATAAAATTCTGTCAAAGTATTCATGACTAATTATAATATTCAACAATCGACAAGCAGTTGTCAATATAAAAACGCATAGTTTGTATTTTTTTTCACGAACAACACTGATGTATGCGTAATTACTTACATTAATTAAAACCTTTGCAAAATTCTAAAAATGCCGCCATACCGCTGAAAACCGGTATCCAGAAGTTATTGAATTTACTGGATGTTGCCTGCGCAAGCAAAAACACCGGCTTTTGCCGGTAGAGCGAAGCGGGCAGTAATCCCGTGCAGACGGGACATGACAGAAAGGTCAATAGGGGTGCTTTTGCAGAGGTCTCTAATTTGTATTAATTTTCACGAACAATGCTTATGTGTGGGTATTCCTTGAGCCTTTTCAGAAATATATCCCGTTTCTCATAAGGTACATTTATGCTGTATGTTCCCTTTGGCAGCCTGTATTTTTTTAAATGCAGATTGTTATCTCTGAAGACTTTAAAAGATGTATCCATGCACTTTGAAAGAATTGACACATGTATCTCTTTGCCCGTCTCGATAAGGACTTCATAAATCAGTATGGGTTTATACAGATCTTTCTCATCTATTTTTATACCATACGTCTCCCTGTTCAGGACAATCTCTTTTAAGGCCATGATTCTGAAAATGTATCTTTCTGTTTCCTGCGGGAGGAACAATTCAAAAAAATCCTTTGTATTCTGATTCTCAATAGCTTCCCTTAATTTCCCCGGACCTGCATTGTATGCAGCCATTGCAATAAGCCAGTCTCCGAATTCTCCATTCAGCTTTTTCAAGTGGGCAAGAGCAGATCTGGTCGCCTTTTTTATGTTGTATCTTTCATCAACATAATCGTCAATGTACAACCCCTCGTTTTTCCCCGTCTCTTTCATGAATTGCCACAAACCGGCGGCATTTGCCTTGGAGATAGCCCTGGGGTTTAAATAGCTTTCTGTAATTACAAGATATATAAGATCTGAAGGGAGGGA
Coding sequences within:
- the nuoH gene encoding NADH-quinone oxidoreductase subunit NuoH, translated to MNEIIQIVGKETARLVIGLIGVLILVVVNALMLTWLERKISGHIQRRIGPKEVGPFGLIQPIADGLKLLGKEILTPANVDKPLYFLAPVLIFIPVLVSFIVIPFDVSLQVKDINVGILVILAFSSLSVLSILLAGWGSNNKYSLIGALRSVAQNIAYEIPLLLSLLPVIFMTNSLSLKDIVEAQREGWFIWKWQFVAFLVYFIAGVAETNRTPFDLPEAESELVAGFHTEYSGMRFALFFLAEYTNIMIICAVATVFFLGGYLGPFLPGIVWFFIKTYLLVAIIMWFRWTFPRVRFDQLLNFSWKILIPVAFMNLIATGGFLKL
- a CDS encoding NADH-quinone oxidoreductase subunit D (Catalyzes the transfer of electrons from NADH to quinone) codes for the protein MSSFKPEEYEDGFFINLGPQHPSTHGVLRVVVKMDGEYIISAEPVLGYLHRMHEKMAENRSYLQFLPNPPRMDYLGALNFNLGHVTTVEKLCNIEVPERAHYIRTITAELNRVSSHLLWLGAFVADLGGLTPFLYAFDDRENILDILEAITGSRLTYCYFRFGGLYNDIDDAFIDATKQFIKRLRGRFGMYEKLVTKNVIFINRVKGIGILEQSKVPKYGCSGPVIRSTGIPFDIRKAEPYAAYDRIGFEIPTGTSGDNLDRYMIRIREMEISLNIIEEAIEKLPSGPFKAEKVPKKLKPPKGDIYHTVESPRGELGVYIVSDESDTPYRMRWRVPSYSNLMTFPYLAQGELLSDAIATLGSYDLVIPEIDR
- a CDS encoding NADH-quinone oxidoreductase subunit B, with amino-acid sequence MGKGGFYLETKDPIIKFAIAEKFINLARANSIWPMTFGLACCAIEMMSAAMARFDIARFGAEVFRPSPRQADLMIVNGTVTKKMAPTVITLFEQMPSPKWVIAMGNCAISGGPFVFEGQYNLIEGVDKIIPVDVYVPGCPPRPEGLLEALMKLEEKITGTRRFPIPEQKW
- a CDS encoding NADH-quinone oxidoreductase subunit A; translated protein: MNTLTEFYYVLIFLIVAVLFTIAPVVISYLIAPRTIGKKTFATYECGIEPFGSAWIRFSVVYYVYALIFIAFDVDILYLFPIALSYTRGGNVYEFYSLLIFIGILAFAIIYAWGKGVFTWKRRIQ
- a CDS encoding lytic transglycosylase domain-containing protein, giving the protein MNHLLNVNRGLLIVDFKFQNLATLSYIVRRASTIFIAAILTVLIACPLGWAQTVQKKGLPLDKRVADLEAEVARLKREVNVYSLDGLPETLILCDKKIPIFSDNIRERFEREFFQLLEDKGLLTIIVKRYFKYLNMINLETQKMSLPSDLIYLVITESYLNPRAISKANAAGLWQFMKETGKNEGLYIDDYVDERYNIKKATRSALAHLKKLNGEFGDWLIAMAAYNAGPGKLREAIENQNTKDFFELFLPQETERYIFRIMALKEIVLNRETYGIKIDEKDLYKPILIYEVLIETGKEIHVSILSKCMDTSFKVFRDNNLHLKKYRLPKGTYSINVPYEKRDIFLKRLKEYPHISIVREN